The following are from one region of the Mustela lutreola isolate mMusLut2 chromosome 9, mMusLut2.pri, whole genome shotgun sequence genome:
- the TUBB1 gene encoding tubulin beta-1 chain isoform X2: MDSIRSSKLGALFHPDSFIYGNSGAGNNWAKGHYTEGAELAERVLDAVRSASEACDCLQGFQLVHSLGGGTGSGMGTLLLGRIREDFPDRIVNAFSVLPSPKVSDTVVEPYNAALSLPPLAQHADACFCIDNEALYDICLRTLKLAAPSYGDLNHLVSLTMSGVTTSLRFPGQLNADLRKLAVNMVPFPRLHFFTPGFAPLTSRGGRQYRALTVAELTQQVFDARNAMAACDPRRGRYLTVACIFRGRMSTREVDEQMLGVQTRHSGCFVEWIPNNVKVAVCDIPPPGLSMAATFIGNSTAVQELLGRVAERFSAMFRRRAFVHWYTSEGMDVGEFAEAESDIRDLVSEYQQLQDASAGPEDDGELAGEAEMEPEDAPHEPRGAL, from the exons ATGGACAGCATCCGATCCAGCAAACTGGGAGCTCTCTTCCATCCGGACAGCTTCATCTACG GTAACTCTGGGGCCGGCAACAACTGGGCGAAAGGCCACTACACGGAGGGCGCCGAGCTGGCCGAGCGCGTGCTGGACGCCGTGCGCAGCGCCAGCGAGGCCTGCGACTGCCTGCAGGGCTTCCAGCTGGTGCACTCGCTGGGCGGCGGCACGGGCTCCGGGATGGGCACGCTGCTGCTGGGCCGGATCCGCGAGGACTTCCCCGACCGCATCGTGAACGCCTTCAGCGTGCTGCCGTCGCCCAAGGTGTCCGACACGGTGGTGGAGCCCTACAACGCCGCGCTGTCCCTGCCGCCGCTGGCGCAGCACGCCGACGCCTGCTTCTGCATCGACAACGAGGCGCTCTACGACATCTGCCTGCGCACGCTCAAGCTGGCCGCGCCCAGCTACGGCGACCTCAACCACCTGGTGTCCCTGACCATGAGCGGCGTCACCACGTCGCTGCGCTTCCCGGGCCAGCTCAACGCCGACCTGCGCAAGCTGGCCGTGAACATGGTGCCCTTCCCGCGCCTGCACTTCTTCACGCCCGGCTTCGCGCCGCTCACCAGCCGCGGCGGCCGGCAGTACCGCGCGCTCACCGTGGCCGAGCTCACGCAGCAGGTGTTCGACGCGCGCAACGCCATGGCCGCCTGCGACCCGCGCCGCGGCCGCTACCTGACCGTGGCCTGCATCTTCCGCGGCCGCATGTCCACCAGGGAGGTGGACGAGCAGATGCTCGGCGTGCAGACGCGGCACAGCGGCTGCTTTGTGGAGTGGATCCCCAACAACGTCAAGGTGGCCGTGTGCGACATCCCGCCCCCGGGGCTGAGCATGGCCGCCACGTTCATCGGCAACAGCACGGCGGTGCAGGAGCTGCTGGGCCGCGTGGCCGAGCGCTTCTCGGCCATGTTCCGGCGGAGGGCGTTCGTGCACTGGTACACCAGCGAGGGCATGGACGTGGGCGAGTTCGCCGAGGCCGAGAGCGACATCCGCGACCTGGTGTCGGAGTA
- the TUBB1 gene encoding tubulin beta-1 chain isoform X1, with the protein MREIVHIQIGQCGNQIGAKFWEVIGEEHGIDVAGSYCGDCALQLERISVYYNEAHGKKYVPRALLVDLEPGTMDSIRSSKLGALFHPDSFIYGNSGAGNNWAKGHYTEGAELAERVLDAVRSASEACDCLQGFQLVHSLGGGTGSGMGTLLLGRIREDFPDRIVNAFSVLPSPKVSDTVVEPYNAALSLPPLAQHADACFCIDNEALYDICLRTLKLAAPSYGDLNHLVSLTMSGVTTSLRFPGQLNADLRKLAVNMVPFPRLHFFTPGFAPLTSRGGRQYRALTVAELTQQVFDARNAMAACDPRRGRYLTVACIFRGRMSTREVDEQMLGVQTRHSGCFVEWIPNNVKVAVCDIPPPGLSMAATFIGNSTAVQELLGRVAERFSAMFRRRAFVHWYTSEGMDVGEFAEAESDIRDLVSEYQQLQDASAGPEDDGELAGEAEMEPEDAPHEPRGAL; encoded by the exons ATGCGTGAAATTGTACATATTCAGATCGGCCAGTGCGGGAACCAGATTGGAGCCAAG TTCTGGGAGGTGATTGGCGAGGAGCACGGGATCGACGTGGCCGGGAGCTACTGCGGGGACTGTGCTTTGCAGCTGGAGAGGATCAGCGTGTACTACAACGAGGCCCATG GTAAGAAGTATGTGCCGCGGGCGCTGCTGGTGGACCTGGAGCCCGGGACGATGGACAGCATCCGATCCAGCAAACTGGGAGCTCTCTTCCATCCGGACAGCTTCATCTACG GTAACTCTGGGGCCGGCAACAACTGGGCGAAAGGCCACTACACGGAGGGCGCCGAGCTGGCCGAGCGCGTGCTGGACGCCGTGCGCAGCGCCAGCGAGGCCTGCGACTGCCTGCAGGGCTTCCAGCTGGTGCACTCGCTGGGCGGCGGCACGGGCTCCGGGATGGGCACGCTGCTGCTGGGCCGGATCCGCGAGGACTTCCCCGACCGCATCGTGAACGCCTTCAGCGTGCTGCCGTCGCCCAAGGTGTCCGACACGGTGGTGGAGCCCTACAACGCCGCGCTGTCCCTGCCGCCGCTGGCGCAGCACGCCGACGCCTGCTTCTGCATCGACAACGAGGCGCTCTACGACATCTGCCTGCGCACGCTCAAGCTGGCCGCGCCCAGCTACGGCGACCTCAACCACCTGGTGTCCCTGACCATGAGCGGCGTCACCACGTCGCTGCGCTTCCCGGGCCAGCTCAACGCCGACCTGCGCAAGCTGGCCGTGAACATGGTGCCCTTCCCGCGCCTGCACTTCTTCACGCCCGGCTTCGCGCCGCTCACCAGCCGCGGCGGCCGGCAGTACCGCGCGCTCACCGTGGCCGAGCTCACGCAGCAGGTGTTCGACGCGCGCAACGCCATGGCCGCCTGCGACCCGCGCCGCGGCCGCTACCTGACCGTGGCCTGCATCTTCCGCGGCCGCATGTCCACCAGGGAGGTGGACGAGCAGATGCTCGGCGTGCAGACGCGGCACAGCGGCTGCTTTGTGGAGTGGATCCCCAACAACGTCAAGGTGGCCGTGTGCGACATCCCGCCCCCGGGGCTGAGCATGGCCGCCACGTTCATCGGCAACAGCACGGCGGTGCAGGAGCTGCTGGGCCGCGTGGCCGAGCGCTTCTCGGCCATGTTCCGGCGGAGGGCGTTCGTGCACTGGTACACCAGCGAGGGCATGGACGTGGGCGAGTTCGCCGAGGCCGAGAGCGACATCCGCGACCTGGTGTCGGAGTA